From the Deinococcus radiophilus genome, one window contains:
- a CDS encoding YpdA family putative bacillithiol disulfide reductase, with translation MSSNPNPDIPNTEPTGGLYDVAIVGGGPVGLAAGIACKRAGLSYVILEKGCVVNAIFDYPTDMTFFTTAPELEIGGHPFVSPFDKPKRTDALQYYRKVTQAEALNVRQYTRVDRVHAAPAGFTLEVEAQDGTQGVVEARRVIVATGYYDSPVPLGIPGEDSENVSHYYTEAHPFFGLNVTIIGAGNSAADAALDLMNAGANVTLVVRADGIKPTVKYWVKPNLENRIKEGRIQAYFNSQVVEILADSVRVQREDGTTFLLPTHFTFAMTGYLPDLSFLAGLDLQTQPDDCLVLSEHHESTVAGLFVAGSAGYAGRTNQVFIENGRIHAEEAVAEIARQLVSGQPRGTASVRS, from the coding sequence ATGAGCAGTAACCCTAACCCTGATATTCCCAACACTGAACCCACTGGTGGCCTGTACGACGTAGCCATTGTGGGCGGCGGCCCAGTGGGCCTGGCTGCCGGAATCGCCTGCAAGCGTGCGGGCCTGAGCTACGTGATCCTGGAAAAAGGCTGCGTGGTGAACGCTATTTTTGATTATCCCACCGACATGACTTTCTTCACCACTGCGCCAGAGCTGGAAATTGGCGGGCATCCATTCGTCAGCCCCTTTGATAAGCCTAAGCGTACGGATGCTCTGCAGTACTACCGCAAGGTGACGCAGGCTGAAGCGCTGAACGTGCGGCAGTACACCCGGGTGGACCGAGTTCACGCGGCCCCGGCGGGATTCACCCTGGAAGTGGAGGCGCAGGACGGCACACAGGGCGTGGTCGAAGCGCGGCGCGTGATCGTGGCGACCGGCTACTACGACAGCCCCGTGCCGCTGGGCATTCCCGGCGAGGACAGCGAAAATGTCAGCCACTACTACACCGAGGCGCATCCCTTTTTCGGCCTGAATGTGACCATCATCGGGGCGGGCAACTCCGCCGCCGACGCCGCCCTGGACCTGATGAATGCCGGAGCCAATGTAACGCTGGTGGTCCGGGCGGACGGCATCAAGCCTACCGTTAAATACTGGGTCAAGCCCAACCTGGAGAACCGCATCAAAGAAGGTCGCATTCAGGCTTATTTCAACTCACAAGTGGTAGAAATCCTGGCGGACAGCGTGCGGGTGCAGCGTGAGGACGGGACCACCTTCCTGTTGCCGACCCATTTCACTTTCGCCATGACCGGGTATCTGCCGGACCTGTCGTTCCTGGCAGGTCTGGACTTGCAAACCCAGCCGGACGACTGCTTGGTCCTGAGCGAACACCATGAAAGCACCGTGGCGGGCCTGTTCGTGGCCGGGAGTGCTGGTTACGCTGGCCGGACCAATCAGGTCTTTATCGAAAATGGCCGCATCCATGCCGAAGAAGCCGTGGCTGAGATTGCCCGGCAACTGGTGAGTGGTCAGCCGCGTGGGACAGCTTCAGTTCGGTCATAG
- the rpsB gene encoding 30S ribosomal protein S2, with product MSYISMKQLLEAGVHFGHETKRWNPKFGRFIFGERNGIFIIDLQKTLKQVDRSFDFIKDLAEKGGTILFVGTKKQAQEIVELEARRTGMPFVTSRWLGGMLTNYRTIRTRVDRLDELDELFESGRINDRPKAERIQLGSERDRLQRFVGGIRKMNRLPDAIFVIDPTKEVIAVKEANKLGIPVIALADTDSDPDVIDYIVPGNDDAIRSIQLITHRVGDLLVEARGADEDVSAGSEEGGERVSESTPEVEAAEAGESVENVQMTSSQGRS from the coding sequence ATGTCTTACATCAGCATGAAGCAACTGCTGGAAGCCGGAGTTCACTTCGGTCACGAAACCAAGCGCTGGAACCCCAAGTTCGGCCGTTTCATCTTCGGTGAGCGCAACGGTATTTTCATCATTGACCTGCAAAAGACCCTCAAGCAGGTGGACCGCAGCTTTGACTTCATCAAAGACCTGGCTGAAAAGGGCGGCACGATCCTGTTCGTGGGAACCAAGAAGCAGGCCCAGGAAATCGTGGAGCTGGAAGCCCGCCGCACCGGGATGCCCTTTGTGACCAGCCGCTGGTTGGGTGGAATGCTGACCAACTACCGCACCATCCGCACCCGCGTGGACCGTCTGGACGAGCTGGATGAGCTGTTTGAATCCGGCCGCATCAACGACCGTCCCAAGGCCGAGCGCATTCAGCTGGGCAGCGAGCGTGACCGTCTGCAGCGCTTTGTGGGCGGCATCCGCAAGATGAACCGTCTGCCCGACGCCATCTTCGTGATCGACCCCACCAAAGAAGTCATCGCCGTCAAGGAAGCCAACAAACTGGGTATTCCCGTGATCGCACTGGCCGACACCGACTCCGACCCCGATGTCATTGACTACATCGTGCCCGGCAACGACGACGCCATCCGCTCCATTCAGCTGATCACCCACCGCGTGGGCGACCTGCTGGTTGAAGCCCGTGGCGCGGACGAAGACGTGAGCGCCGGCAGCGAAGAGGGCGGCGAGCGCGTGAGCGAAAGCACTCCCGAAGTCGAAGCCGCTGAAGCTGGCGAGAGCGTAGAAAACGTTCAGATGACCAGCAGCCAGGGCCGCTCCTAA
- the tsf gene encoding translation elongation factor Ts — MMESIKKVREMTGAGMMDVKKALADAEGNEEKAVALLRERGIVKAAKKADREAKEGLVRFVVDGGKAAMVEVNSETDFVARNADFQSMVEGLAQAALKAGTSDLETFREFQMDSGEKVGEAVAALSGKIGENLVLNRVAYLEGDNLAGYVHSNGKIGVLTDVQGGTEAQAKDVALHVAAEKPDYLTRDEVNAEDIEKEREVLTNKALAEGKPENMVERIVGGQIGKFYEERVLPEQKFVKDNSLTVEKYLGEAKVNKFVRFEVGSK, encoded by the coding sequence ATGATGGAATCAATCAAAAAAGTGCGCGAAATGACTGGCGCTGGCATGATGGACGTGAAAAAGGCCCTGGCCGATGCCGAAGGCAACGAAGAAAAAGCTGTGGCTCTGCTGCGCGAACGCGGCATCGTCAAGGCCGCCAAGAAAGCTGACCGCGAAGCCAAAGAGGGCCTGGTCCGTTTCGTGGTGGACGGTGGCAAGGCCGCCATGGTCGAAGTGAACAGCGAAACCGACTTCGTGGCCCGCAACGCCGACTTCCAGAGCATGGTCGAAGGTCTGGCGCAGGCCGCCCTGAAAGCCGGTACCAGCGACCTGGAGACCTTCCGCGAGTTCCAGATGGACAGCGGTGAGAAAGTCGGCGAAGCCGTGGCGGCTCTGTCCGGCAAGATCGGTGAGAACCTCGTGCTGAACCGCGTGGCCTACCTCGAAGGCGACAACCTGGCTGGCTACGTTCACTCCAACGGCAAGATCGGTGTGCTGACTGACGTTCAGGGTGGCACCGAAGCCCAGGCCAAGGACGTGGCCCTGCACGTGGCCGCTGAAAAGCCTGACTACCTGACCCGCGACGAAGTCAACGCCGAAGACATCGAAAAAGAGCGTGAAGTGCTGACCAACAAGGCCCTGGCCGAAGGCAAACCCGAAAACATGGTCGAGCGCATCGTGGGCGGCCAGATCGGTAAGTTCTACGAAGAGCGCGTCCTGCCTGAGCAGAAGTTCGTCAAGGACAACTCGCTGACCGTGGAGAAGTACCTCGGCGAAGCCAAAGTCAACAAATTCGTCCGCTTCGAAGTCGGCAGCAAGTAA
- the pyrH gene encoding UMP kinase, with amino-acid sequence MFKRVLLKLSGEFLSDDGGYGIDPETTRQLATLIIDALDGTGVELAVVIGGGNLWRGARNGKGMDPATADYIGMLGTVMNAMALQDAMEASGKPTRVMSAIQMQAVAEPYIRRRAIRHLEKDRVVIFGGGNGAPFFTTDTTSTLRALEIGADVVLMAKNKVDGVYDKDPQKYADAVRFDSLSHMDVVEQRLAVMDATALTLCMDKGLPIVVFDIFQEGNLRRLFQDERVGTLISSPA; translated from the coding sequence ATGTTCAAACGAGTGCTCCTGAAACTCTCCGGCGAATTTCTGTCAGACGACGGAGGCTACGGCATTGACCCTGAAACCACCCGGCAACTGGCTACGCTGATTATTGACGCCCTGGACGGCACAGGTGTGGAACTGGCCGTAGTGATCGGCGGCGGCAACCTATGGCGCGGCGCCCGCAACGGCAAAGGCATGGACCCGGCCACGGCCGACTACATCGGCATGTTGGGCACGGTCATGAACGCCATGGCCCTGCAAGACGCCATGGAAGCGTCGGGCAAGCCTACCCGCGTGATGAGTGCCATCCAGATGCAGGCCGTGGCTGAGCCGTACATCCGCCGCCGTGCCATTCGCCATCTCGAAAAAGACCGCGTGGTCATCTTCGGTGGCGGCAACGGCGCGCCCTTCTTCACCACCGATACCACTTCTACCCTGCGTGCCCTGGAAATCGGGGCCGACGTGGTGCTGATGGCCAAGAACAAGGTAGACGGCGTCTACGACAAAGACCCCCAGAAGTACGCGGACGCCGTGCGTTTCGACAGCCTGAGCCATATGGATGTGGTAGAGCAGCGCCTGGCCGTGATGGACGCCACGGCGCTGACCCTGTGTATGGATAAAGGTCTGCCAATCGTCGTGTTCGACATTTTCCAGGAAGGCAACCTGCGCCGCCTGTTCCAGGACGAGCGGGTCGGCACGCTGATCAGTAGCCCAGCCTAA
- the frr gene encoding ribosome recycling factor codes for MSDTNAIYKDARDRMGKSIEALESNLGVLRTGRAHPGLLKKVMVEYFGSTMPLDQVASVNAPDARTLTVTPWDKGALAPIEKAIRDSDLGLNPNNKGDLIFISIPSLTEERRKEMVKNAKHYAEEARISIRNVRKQSLDEVKKLSDMGEDELKRAEGEVQKITDEYVKKVDEVFDRKEAEILG; via the coding sequence ATGAGTGATACCAACGCGATTTACAAGGATGCCCGTGACCGCATGGGCAAAAGCATCGAAGCCCTGGAAAGCAACCTGGGCGTGCTGCGTACGGGCCGTGCCCACCCTGGCCTACTGAAAAAAGTGATGGTCGAATATTTCGGCTCCACCATGCCACTGGATCAGGTGGCCAGCGTCAATGCCCCCGATGCCCGCACACTGACGGTGACGCCCTGGGATAAGGGTGCTCTGGCACCCATCGAAAAAGCCATTCGTGACTCGGACCTGGGTCTGAACCCCAACAACAAGGGCGACCTGATCTTTATCTCGATTCCCTCGCTGACCGAAGAGCGCCGCAAGGAAATGGTCAAGAACGCCAAGCACTATGCGGAAGAAGCCCGTATCAGCATTCGTAATGTGCGCAAGCAGTCCTTGGACGAAGTCAAGAAGCTGAGCGATATGGGCGAAGATGAGCTGAAGCGTGCCGAAGGCGAAGTCCAGAAAATCACTGACGAATACGTGAAAAAAGTAGATGAGGTCTTTGACCGCAAAGAAGCTGAAATCCTGGGCTGA
- a CDS encoding phosphatidate cytidylyltransferase — protein METLSSRVSTAVIGFLVVSAVVYLGWWAMLPALLLVGVMGLFEYVRMLDYNDIDVRRGTLATFGAALILASLPMLPGVPWEGGSWREAVLTVAIGYLFVIEVIKPGERPLERIVYSAFGLLYIPWLLGYFLLLRYTEGPDMGLLYFALPLLATFAADIGGFFGGYYFGRRKLAPEISPAKTVEGAISGLAFSFVVIVILTEFIWQIWTPMEALLYSVLVASASQLGDLSESLLKRALNTKDTGTSLPGHGGFLDRLDSLLFAVPATYLYLNISVLGGG, from the coding sequence TTGGAAACTCTGAGTAGCCGCGTTAGCACTGCCGTCATCGGCTTTCTGGTGGTCAGCGCCGTGGTGTATCTGGGATGGTGGGCCATGCTGCCGGCCCTGCTGCTGGTCGGCGTGATGGGTCTGTTCGAGTATGTCCGCATGCTGGACTACAACGACATTGACGTGCGGCGCGGCACACTGGCTACCTTTGGTGCCGCCCTGATCCTGGCCAGCCTACCAATGCTGCCGGGCGTGCCCTGGGAAGGCGGGTCCTGGCGCGAGGCGGTACTGACGGTGGCGATCGGGTATCTGTTCGTGATTGAGGTGATCAAGCCCGGCGAGCGCCCGCTGGAGCGGATTGTCTACTCCGCTTTCGGCCTGCTGTACATTCCCTGGCTCCTGGGCTATTTCCTGCTGCTGCGCTACACCGAAGGGCCGGACATGGGCCTGCTGTATTTCGCGCTGCCACTGCTGGCGACCTTCGCAGCGGACATCGGGGGTTTTTTCGGGGGCTACTACTTCGGGCGGCGCAAACTGGCCCCCGAAATCAGCCCTGCCAAGACGGTGGAAGGGGCAATCAGCGGCCTGGCCTTCAGCTTCGTGGTCATCGTGATCCTGACCGAGTTCATCTGGCAGATCTGGACGCCAATGGAAGCGCTGCTGTACTCGGTGCTGGTCGCCAGTGCCAGTCAGCTGGGCGACCTCTCCGAAAGCCTGCTCAAGCGGGCGCTGAACACCAAAGACACCGGCACCAGCTTGCCCGGTCACGGCGGATTTCTGGACCGCTTGGACAGCCTGCTGTTCGCGGTCCCGGCCACCTACCTCTATCTGAACATCAGCGTGCTGGGCGGCGGCTGA
- a CDS encoding aminoglycoside 6-adenylyltransferase, with the protein MADPLHQVLALAHQDSRVRAVILSGSRVNPQAVPDAFQDYDVTLYVRDLPSFTQSHRWIDRFGERMILQIPALMGGAEYDHTSPITYLMQFVDGSRLDLGLIPVELRAEFPPESLSRVLLDKDDLFPDLPAPHGGDHFPTPPSAQAYADSCNEFWWLAPYVVKGLRRGQLGYAKYHLDSLMRGELLRMLEWAFGCRTGWAANPGKFGSRFGGVLPAGWLTRLEQTYAGADTGANWDALLTMTALFRDAAQEVAACSGHTYPTQDDERVSAYLAQMRVA; encoded by the coding sequence ATGGCCGACCCTCTGCACCAAGTTCTGGCCCTGGCGCACCAAGACAGCCGCGTCCGGGCCGTTATCTTGAGCGGGTCACGGGTGAATCCACAAGCTGTCCCTGACGCTTTTCAGGATTACGACGTGACTCTGTATGTCCGTGATCTGCCCTCGTTTACCCAGAGTCACCGCTGGATAGACCGCTTTGGCGAGCGCATGATCCTTCAGATTCCGGCGTTGATGGGCGGGGCCGAGTACGACCACACCTCGCCCATCACTTACCTGATGCAGTTTGTGGACGGCTCACGGCTGGACCTGGGCCTGATTCCAGTGGAGCTCCGCGCCGAGTTCCCGCCTGAAAGCCTTAGCCGGGTGCTGCTGGATAAGGACGACCTGTTTCCTGACCTGCCCGCCCCCCACGGGGGGGACCATTTCCCCACCCCGCCAAGCGCCCAGGCTTACGCTGACTCTTGCAACGAGTTCTGGTGGCTGGCCCCTTACGTGGTCAAGGGACTGCGGCGCGGGCAGCTCGGCTACGCCAAGTATCACCTTGACTCCCTGATGCGCGGTGAGCTGCTGCGGATGTTGGAGTGGGCCTTCGGTTGCCGCACGGGTTGGGCAGCCAATCCCGGCAAGTTCGGCTCACGCTTTGGCGGCGTGCTGCCCGCAGGCTGGCTGACCCGCTTGGAGCAGACCTACGCGGGCGCAGACACCGGGGCCAACTGGGACGCGCTGCTGACCATGACCGCCCTGTTCCGTGACGCCGCGCAGGAGGTGGCGGCGTGCAGTGGACATACGTACCCGACGCAGGATGACGAGCGGGTGAGTGCGTATCTGGCGCAGATGCGGGTGGCGTAA
- the dxr gene encoding 1-deoxy-D-xylulose-5-phosphate reductoisomerase, with product MVGVKLTVLGSTGSIGTQTLEVAQQRGWEVAALAGGRNLDLLEAQVRQWQPEAVAVAPEAYAEAKARLSGAAVLPLEELAVQQADVVVNAISGLPGLSPTRAALEAGQAVALATKEAMVTAAPLIWAAAAQGGGRLVPVDSEHTGMYQCLVGERLSDVAELILTASGGPFRLSPADLSSVTPEQALNHPSWSMGQKITVDSATLMNKGLEVMECAALYSLPLSKVRVVIHPQSAVHSAVRWHDGNLSANFGPADMRLFIAYAVEAAVAGGMTRPGEVTGAPRGRGSTEQLAWALEGKWEFSAPDLNRFPALGLAYRAGEAGGLLPAALNAADEVAVPAFLAGKIGFLDIPRVIEQVLDECPRAELGWDTLAEVQGWATRRAQELCGVEA from the coding sequence ATGGTCGGCGTGAAGCTCACCGTTCTTGGCAGCACCGGCAGTATCGGCACCCAGACCCTGGAAGTGGCGCAGCAGCGCGGCTGGGAGGTGGCCGCCCTGGCGGGCGGGCGCAATCTGGATCTGCTGGAAGCCCAGGTGCGCCAGTGGCAACCCGAAGCAGTGGCCGTAGCCCCAGAGGCCTACGCCGAGGCCAAAGCACGCCTAAGCGGCGCCGCAGTGCTGCCGCTGGAAGAACTGGCAGTGCAGCAGGCCGATGTAGTAGTCAACGCCATCAGCGGACTTCCAGGCCTGTCCCCCACCCGCGCTGCCCTGGAAGCGGGTCAGGCGGTGGCCCTGGCGACAAAAGAGGCGATGGTTACGGCGGCCCCACTCATCTGGGCCGCAGCGGCGCAGGGCGGGGGCCGCCTGGTCCCGGTGGACTCCGAACACACTGGGATGTATCAGTGTTTGGTCGGTGAGCGCCTCTCGGACGTGGCCGAGCTGATTCTGACGGCGTCGGGTGGCCCTTTCCGCCTCTCCCCTGCCGACCTGAGCAGTGTGACGCCTGAGCAGGCGCTGAATCACCCGAGTTGGAGCATGGGCCAGAAGATCACGGTGGACAGCGCTACCCTGATGAACAAGGGGTTGGAAGTGATGGAGTGCGCTGCACTATACAGTCTGCCACTTTCAAAGGTGCGGGTGGTTATTCACCCACAGAGTGCCGTGCATTCGGCGGTGCGCTGGCACGATGGCAACCTGAGTGCCAACTTTGGTCCCGCCGATATGCGCCTGTTTATCGCCTACGCGGTAGAGGCAGCGGTGGCGGGCGGCATGACCCGTCCCGGCGAGGTGACAGGCGCGCCACGTGGCCGGGGCAGCACCGAACAACTGGCCTGGGCGCTGGAAGGAAAGTGGGAGTTCAGCGCCCCCGATCTGAACCGCTTTCCGGCGCTGGGCCTCGCCTACCGCGCCGGCGAAGCAGGCGGCTTGCTTCCCGCCGCACTGAACGCCGCCGACGAGGTGGCTGTGCCTGCATTTCTGGCCGGGAAGATCGGCTTTCTGGATATCCCACGCGTGATTGAACAGGTGCTGGACGAGTGTCCGCGAGCAGAGCTGGGCTGGGACACCCTGGCGGAGGTACAAGGCTGGGCCACCCGCCGGGCACAGGAACTGTGTGGAGTGGAAGCGTGA
- a CDS encoding M50 family metallopeptidase, producing MNVAQAIAAALTPQGIFWTVLLLGLITFLHELGHYSAARRQGVKVDSFSVGMGPVLARRQWRGTEWRLSLLPVGGYVMIDGMAPEEDEHGQLRHSTTGFARLPALGRIAVLLAGPLVNLLLAVGLMTVMFSSLGVTANDRIRVSEVIAGSEAERLGLQPGDEIIALDGQDIPERTEIDGQPQPGYLQLGEVLSQPGPHTLTVQRTPGGEQRELAFDWTPVLNGERQLLGIRYGPGNDPVGVPQALGESLQTTAEAVPLVLGSFGKLLGEMFTLDLKGEQTDDVGGPIRITETVSQAAALNGWALVQIAVLLNLSLAVFNLLPIPGLDGGRIALVLIEMLRGRPLTFQQEQSVTAAGFLFVMFLMAFVLVRDVTRFF from the coding sequence GTGAATGTCGCGCAGGCCATCGCCGCTGCCCTGACCCCACAGGGCATCTTCTGGACAGTGCTGCTGCTGGGCCTGATTACCTTCCTGCACGAGCTGGGGCACTACTCCGCCGCCCGGCGCCAGGGCGTCAAGGTGGACAGCTTCAGCGTCGGCATGGGGCCGGTGCTGGCCCGGCGGCAGTGGCGCGGAACCGAGTGGCGGCTCTCGCTGCTGCCGGTTGGCGGCTACGTCATGATTGACGGCATGGCCCCGGAGGAAGACGAGCACGGGCAACTGCGCCACTCCACCACTGGCTTTGCGCGGCTGCCGGCGCTGGGACGCATCGCGGTGCTGCTGGCGGGGCCGCTCGTGAACCTGCTGCTGGCGGTGGGGTTGATGACGGTTATGTTCAGCAGCCTCGGCGTGACGGCCAATGACCGTATCCGGGTCAGCGAGGTGATCGCCGGGTCCGAGGCCGAACGGTTAGGTCTACAACCCGGCGACGAAATCATCGCGCTGGACGGCCAGGATATTCCTGAGCGCACGGAGATAGACGGCCAGCCACAGCCCGGCTACCTGCAACTGGGCGAGGTGCTGTCCCAGCCTGGACCGCATACCCTGACGGTGCAGCGCACCCCCGGCGGCGAACAGCGCGAGCTGGCCTTCGACTGGACCCCCGTGCTGAATGGCGAGCGGCAACTGCTGGGCATCCGCTACGGTCCCGGCAACGATCCGGTCGGCGTGCCACAGGCACTGGGAGAGTCGCTCCAGACCACTGCCGAGGCCGTACCACTGGTGCTGGGCAGCTTTGGCAAGTTGCTGGGCGAGATGTTCACACTGGACCTGAAAGGCGAACAAACCGATGACGTGGGCGGCCCGATCCGCATCACCGAAACGGTCAGCCAGGCCGCTGCACTGAACGGCTGGGCGCTGGTACAGATCGCCGTGCTGCTGAACCTGTCGCTGGCGGTGTTCAACCTGCTGCCGATTCCGGGCCTGGACGGGGGCCGCATTGCCCTGGTGCTGATCGAGATGCTGCGCGGCCGCCCGCTCACCTTTCAGCAGGAGCAGAGCGTCACCGCCGCTGGGTTCCTGTTCGTGATGTTCCTGATGGCCTTCGTGCTGGTGCGGGATGTGACGCGGTTCTTCTGA
- a CDS encoding ASCH domain-containing protein — translation MSSPETATEQVLWDFVHAYDPGIETLPDAFQFGDSPDMADRLLALVLSGQKVATTGWPADPSIHPGMLSVVLDGQGQPAALIRTVKVEHIPFLDVSAEFAASEGEGDLTLDWWRDAHRTFFGRQQADRPFSDAEQVQCETFEVVWPEPAAPAAPNADSPVNRNFPPRDHTE, via the coding sequence ATGTCAAGCCCCGAAACGGCCACAGAGCAGGTGCTCTGGGACTTTGTTCACGCCTATGACCCTGGTATAGAGACGCTGCCCGACGCCTTTCAGTTTGGCGACTCGCCCGACATGGCAGACCGGCTGCTGGCCCTGGTCCTGTCGGGCCAGAAGGTCGCCACCACCGGCTGGCCTGCCGACCCCAGCATTCACCCTGGGATGCTGTCGGTGGTGCTGGACGGCCAGGGTCAGCCCGCCGCCCTCATCCGAACCGTCAAGGTAGAGCACATTCCCTTTCTGGACGTGAGCGCCGAATTTGCAGCCTCGGAGGGCGAAGGCGACCTGACGTTGGACTGGTGGCGCGACGCCCACCGCACATTTTTTGGCCGTCAGCAGGCGGACCGGCCTTTTAGTGACGCTGAGCAGGTGCAGTGCGAAACGTTTGAAGTGGTGTGGCCTGAGCCTGCTGCCCCAGCAGCCCCGAACGCTGACTCGCCGGTCAACCGGAACTTCCCGCCCAGGGACCACACCGAATAA
- a CDS encoding sulfurtransferase — MTTTDFPTPLVSAEWLQANLHHPHLRLLDCRFDLRDALLGRMAYAEGHLPGAVYTDLEMNLSGPVTESGAGGRHPLPDPQALAAWLGEQGIGPDSLVVCYDAGGAQGFYAARAWWLLRWLGHEQVAVLDGGLTAWQAAGGELTSQEPQPTPATFTPKVQTSYLATADEVAALSDDTLLIDSRAPERYRGDTEPLDRKAGHIPGAVNRPWTEALDGQGRFQAAESQAERLGAAPAQATVTYCGSGVSATPNLLARELAGVPLGPDNRLYAGSWSDWVSDDARPITTGPAST, encoded by the coding sequence ATGACCACAACTGATTTCCCTACCCCCCTGGTCAGCGCCGAGTGGCTGCAGGCCAACTTGCACCACCCTCATCTGCGGCTGCTGGACTGCCGCTTTGACCTGCGCGACGCGCTGCTGGGGCGCATGGCCTACGCGGAAGGCCACCTACCCGGTGCCGTGTACACCGACCTGGAAATGAATCTCAGCGGCCCAGTGACCGAATCGGGCGCGGGCGGGCGTCACCCCCTGCCGGACCCGCAGGCGCTGGCAGCCTGGCTGGGCGAGCAAGGCATTGGCCCAGACAGCCTGGTGGTATGTTACGACGCGGGCGGAGCGCAGGGGTTCTACGCAGCGCGGGCCTGGTGGCTGCTGCGCTGGCTGGGACACGAACAGGTGGCCGTGTTGGACGGCGGCCTGACGGCCTGGCAAGCAGCGGGCGGTGAGCTGACGTCCCAGGAACCGCAGCCCACTCCTGCCACCTTTACACCTAAGGTGCAGACGAGCTACCTGGCAACCGCCGATGAAGTGGCCGCGCTCAGCGACGACACCCTCCTGATTGATTCCCGCGCCCCAGAACGCTACCGGGGCGACACCGAGCCGCTGGACCGCAAGGCTGGGCATATTCCGGGAGCAGTGAATCGGCCCTGGACTGAGGCACTGGACGGGCAGGGCCGCTTTCAGGCCGCCGAGTCACAAGCAGAGCGGCTGGGGGCTGCACCTGCCCAGGCCACCGTCACCTACTGCGGCAGCGGGGTCAGCGCCACCCCCAACCTGCTGGCGCGTGAACTGGCCGGAGTACCCTTAGGTCCAGACAACCGCCTGTACGCGGGCAGTTGGAGCGATTGGGTCAGCGACGACGCCCGGCCCATCACCACTGGCCCGGCCAGCACCTGA
- a CDS encoding NRAMP family divalent metal transporter — protein MQTTVPASQSTWQSKLAALGPGLLMASAAIGGSHLVSSTQAGAMFGWQLVGLILLVNLLKYPFFRFGTQYTVETGHSLVEGYAQKGRGYLWVFFILCVVSSVIALAGVGLLSASILHFVLPGVSVPLLATLIIGSTFLILLAGHFKALDGLTKAIMLALTVTTVLAVLFAASRGAAAPADFVAPSPWTLATLPFLVALMGWMPAPIEISALTSMWVREKQKDKASSLNDSLFDFNTGYITSAVLAIFFVALGALLQFGTGVEIPTAGGAYVTQLMNMYGGAIGQWAVPLIAFIAFMCMYGTTITVVDGYARASGEALRLLQNKPSLTTGHLNAWILGIGLVGLFIIIAMQAQLAGMLRFAMIVAFITAPVFAWLNLTLVRDEPSLTPGLRWLSYAGLIFLAGFTVLFLLNLAGIVK, from the coding sequence ATGCAAACCACCGTACCTGCTTCACAATCTACCTGGCAGTCCAAGCTTGCAGCCCTGGGGCCAGGCCTTCTCATGGCATCGGCGGCCATCGGGGGGTCGCACCTGGTGTCCTCTACCCAGGCTGGAGCCATGTTCGGCTGGCAGCTGGTCGGCCTGATTCTGCTGGTCAACCTGCTCAAGTACCCCTTTTTCCGCTTCGGCACCCAGTACACCGTAGAAACGGGGCACTCGCTGGTGGAAGGCTACGCGCAAAAAGGCCGGGGCTACCTGTGGGTCTTTTTCATCCTGTGTGTGGTCTCCAGCGTGATCGCGCTGGCCGGGGTGGGGCTGCTGTCGGCGTCTATCCTGCATTTCGTGCTGCCAGGCGTCAGCGTGCCGCTGCTGGCCACCCTGATCATCGGCAGCACCTTCTTGATTCTGCTGGCGGGGCACTTCAAGGCGCTGGACGGCCTGACCAAAGCGATCATGCTGGCGCTGACGGTGACCACGGTGTTGGCGGTGCTGTTCGCCGCCAGCCGGGGCGCGGCGGCCCCCGCCGACTTTGTGGCGCCCAGCCCCTGGACGCTGGCTACACTGCCCTTTTTGGTGGCGCTGATGGGCTGGATGCCTGCGCCCATCGAGATCAGCGCGCTGACTTCCATGTGGGTGCGCGAAAAGCAAAAGGACAAGGCCTCCTCGCTGAATGACTCGCTGTTCGACTTCAACACCGGTTACATCACCTCGGCGGTGCTGGCGATCTTTTTCGTGGCGCTGGGCGCGCTGCTCCAGTTCGGCACCGGCGTGGAAATCCCCACCGCTGGCGGCGCTTACGTCACCCAGCTGATGAACATGTACGGCGGGGCCATCGGTCAGTGGGCCGTGCCGCTGATCGCCTTTATCGCTTTTATGTGCATGTACGGCACCACCATTACCGTGGTGGACGGTTACGCCCGCGCCTCCGGCGAAGCGCTGCGGCTGCTGCAGAACAAACCCAGCCTGACCACCGGGCATCTGAACGCCTGGATTCTCGGTATCGGGCTGGTGGGGCTCTTTATCATCATCGCCATGCAGGCCCAGCTGGCAGGCATGCTCCGCTTTGCCATGATCGTCGCCTTTATCACCGCTCCAGTGTTCGCCTGGCTGAACCTGACGCTGGTCCGGGACGAACCCAGCTTGACTCCCGGCCTGCGCTGGCTGTCGTACGCAGGCCTGATTTTCCTGGCGGGGTTCACCGTGCTGTTCCTGCTCAACCTGGCTGGCATCGTCAAATAA